Proteins encoded together in one Salmo trutta chromosome 3, fSalTru1.1, whole genome shotgun sequence window:
- the LOC115176939 gene encoding POU domain, class 3, transcription factor 1, giving the protein MATTAQYIPRNNSLPSNPLMHPDSDRMHQGTTYREVQKMMHHEYLQGLAATNTGHPMSLTHHQWLPTSNTDWTSGTHIGQQEHNKASVQASREDLSSGFHHRSHLVHQQTQSSHHGSWAPTTAHHLSPLSPASNGHQSLVYSQPGYTNLNAMLSPQPASLHHSMRDPLHDDTGSHDNQMESPQQAFSHHQDHSDEDAPSSDDLEQFAKQFKQRRIKLGFTQADVGLALGTLYGNVFSQTTICRFEALQLSFKNMCKLKPLLNKWLEETDSNTGSPTNLDKIAAQGRKRKKRTSIEVGVKGALENHFLKCPKPSAHEITSLAGSLQLEKEVVRVWFCNRRQKEKRMTPIGVPHPNMEDVYSQAETPPLHHTLQSPVQ; this is encoded by the coding sequence ATGGCTACAACAGCTCAGTATATTCCGCGGAATAACTCCTTACCGTCCAACCCGCTCATGCATCCGGATTCGGACAGGATGCACCAGGGGACGACCTACAGAGAGGTGCAGAAAATGATGCACCACGAGTACTTGCAGGGGCTAGCGGCGACCAACACGGGACATCCGATGAGCCTGACGCACCACCAGTGGCTGCCCACCTCCAACACCGACTGGACCAGCGGTACCCATATCGGGCAACAGGAGCACAACAAAGCCAGTGTTCAGGCGAGTCGAGAAGACCTGAGCAGTGGCTTCCACCATAGATCTCACCTGGTGCACCAGCAGACGCAGAGTAGCCACCATGGGTCGTGGGCGCCGACCACGGCGCACCACTTGTCCCCGCTGTCGCCTGCCTCCAACGGGCACCAGTCGCTAGTTTACTCGCAGCCGGGATACACGAACCTCAACGCCATGCTAAGTCCCCAGCCCGCCTCTCTGCACCACAGCATGCGGGACCCGCTCCACGACGATACAGGTAGCCATGACAACCAGATGGAGTCCCCACAGCAGGCGTTCAGCCACCACCAGGACCACTCAGACGAGGATGCGCCCAGCTCCGACGACCTAGAGCAGTTCGCCAAGCAGTTCAAACAGCGAAGGATCAAACTGGGCTTTACACAGGCGGACGTGGGCTTGGCCTTGGGCACCCTGTACGGAAACGTCTTTTCTCAGACCACTATCTGCAGGTTCGAGGCACTGCAGCTCAGCTTCAAGAACATGTGCAAACTTAAGCCACTGCTAAACAAGTGGCTGGAGGAGACAGACTCAAACACTGGCAGCCCCACCAATTTGGACAAGATTGCTGCGCAGGGCAGGAAACGAAAGAAGAGGACCTCGATTGAAGTTGGTGTGAAAGGGGCGCTGGAAAATCATTTCTTAAAATGTCCCAAGCCCTCCGCCCATGAAATCACCAGTTTAGCCGGCTCTCTTCAATTGGAAAAAGAGGTTGTCCGTGTTTGGTTTTGCAACAGAAGGCAAAAAGAGAAAAGAATGACGCCGATAGGGGTCCCTCATCCGAATATGGAGGACGTATATTCTCAAGCGGAGACCCCCCCTCTTCACCACACATTACAGAGTCCTGTGCAGTGA